In the Sander vitreus isolate 19-12246 unplaced genomic scaffold, sanVit1 ctg288_0, whole genome shotgun sequence genome, one interval contains:
- the LOC144513576 gene encoding zinc transporter ZIP3-like — protein MNILVAKLLGLLGLFGLVLAGVLVPVRLLLADYDKAHRYRRALSLGNSFGGGVFLATCFNALLPAVRDKVAVVFQQLQISSDYPLAETMMMLGFFLTVFVEQTVLTFRKEKPSFIDLETFNAGGSEAGSDSEYDTPFIPPPRPSPGAHRSHGHHHGHFSPAELAGAGPLRLASLVLALSAHSVFEGLALGLQEDGAKLGGLFLGVAVHETLAAVALGVSVAKASLGMKDAAKLGVTVSLMIPLGIVVGMGIESAQTLAGSVVSVVLQGLAAGTFLFVTFFEILSRELDDKRDRLLKVLFLILGYAALAALVFIKW, from the exons ATGAACATCCTGGTGGCCAAGCTGCTCGGCCTGCTGGGATTGTTTGGCCTCGTGCTGGCGGGGGTGCTGGTCCCGGTGCGCCTCCTGCTGGCCGACTACGACAAGGCGCACAGGTATCGCAGAGCTCTGTCGCTAGGCAACTCGTTCGGAGGCGGCGTGTTCCTCGCAACGTGCTTCAACGCTCTGCTGCCTGCCGTCAGAGacaag GTGGCCGTTGTGTTCCAGCAGCTGCAGATCAGCAGCGACTATCCTCTGGCCGAGACGATGATGATGCTCGGCTTCTTCCTCACCGTGTTCGTGGAGCAGACCGTGCTGACCTTCCGGAAGGAGAAGCCGTCCTTCATCGACCTGGAGACCTTCAACGCGGGCGGCTCGGAGGCCGGCAGTGACTCCGAGTACGACACGCCCTTCATCCCTCCGCCGCGGCCCTCGCCGGGTGCTCACCGTTCCCACGGACACCACCACGGACACTTCAGCCCTGCCGAGCTGGCGGGGGCGGGGCCTCTGAGGCTCGCCAGCCTGGTCCTGGCGCTGTCGGCGCACTCGGTGTTTGAGGGTTTGGCGCTCGGCCTGCAGGAGGACGGCGCCAAGCTGGGCGGCCTCTTCCTCGGCGTCGCTGTGCACGAGACGCTGGCCGCCGTGGCGCTCGGGGTGAGCGTGGCGAAAGCGTCGCTCGGCATGAAGGATGCCGCGAAACTGGGCGTCACGGTCAGCCTGATGATCCCTCTGGGCATCGTGGTCGGGATGGGCATCGAGTCAGCGCAGACACTGGCGGGCAGCGTGGTGTCTGTGGTGCTGCAGGGACTCGCCGCCGGCACCTTCCTCTTCGTCACCTTCTTCGAGATCCTGTCCCGAGAGCTGGACGACAAACGGGACCGGCTGCTCAAAGTGCTCTTCCTCATCCTAGGCTACGCCGCGCTCGCCGCGCTCGTCTTCATCAAGTGGTGA